In Aquipuribacter sp. SD81, the following are encoded in one genomic region:
- a CDS encoding general stress protein, whose translation MAFGPGARGGGVPRLPTPFHGERIATYDTYEQAQRAVDYLSDEKFPVQKVAIIGTDLRMVERVTGRLNYPRVAGAGAASGAYFGSFVGLLLLLFGSGGIDVLLAAALIGAGFGMLFGVISFSFTGGRRDFTSASQIVASQYQVVAVADVANQARNVLRNLPNSGVDAGPAGFGGQQPPSQPSQPSSRPPASQQPGPGAEDPYRTPPQDPRG comes from the coding sequence ATGGCCTTCGGTCCCGGTGCCCGCGGCGGTGGCGTCCCCCGCCTCCCCACCCCGTTCCACGGCGAGCGCATCGCCACGTACGACACGTACGAGCAGGCCCAGCGCGCCGTCGACTACCTGTCCGACGAGAAGTTCCCCGTGCAGAAGGTCGCCATCATCGGCACCGACCTCCGCATGGTGGAGCGGGTGACGGGGCGGCTCAACTACCCGCGGGTCGCCGGTGCGGGTGCGGCGAGCGGGGCGTACTTCGGCTCCTTCGTCGGCCTGCTCCTGCTCCTGTTCGGCAGCGGCGGGATCGACGTCCTCCTCGCGGCCGCGCTCATCGGCGCCGGCTTCGGCATGCTCTTCGGGGTCATCTCGTTCAGCTTCACCGGCGGGCGGCGCGACTTCACGTCGGCGAGCCAGATCGTCGCCTCGCAGTACCAGGTCGTCGCGGTCGCCGACGTCGCCAACCAGGCGCGCAACGTGCTGCGGAACCTGCCCAACTCCGGGGTCGACGCCGGACCGGCCGGGTTCGGCGGCCAGCAGCCGCCCTCCCAGCCGTCCCAGCCGTCCTCCCGGCCGCCCGCGTCGCAGCAGCCGGGCCCGGGCGCCGAGGACCCGTACCGCACCCCGCCGCAGGACCCCCGGGGCTGA